GAGCGAACGCCCCGGTGACCCCCGCTGCAGACGAGATCCTCGCCGGGGCGGGGGTCACCGTCCTCCCCGACATCCTGGCCAACGCGGGCGGGGTTACGGTCTCCTACTTCGAATGGGTGCAGAACCTACAGCAGTTCCGCTGGACGGCGGCGCGCGTGGACGAGGAGCTGGTGCGGATCCTGGGGGCCGCCTACGAGGCGGTGCGGGCACTCTCCGCCGAGTTCGGAGTGCCGCTGCGCCAGGCGGCGTTCATGCTGGCGATCCGCCGCGTGGCGGAGGCGATGCGGCTGCGGGGGATCTAGTGGATCACTACGCTGGAGGTGCGCGCCGCCTCGTCGCCTGCCGTCGAGGGGTACGACCTGAGAGCCGCGTGGAGCGGTTCTCCTTCCGGTCTGGAGTGTTCCATCGGGCGGCTCCCCCCCTCCTGCGCTTACCCCAGGAACCGGACCGTCGCAGCCCAGAGCACGAACACTCCAGCGGCGATGGATGCAGCGCCCATCAGCGGCAGGTACCGCTCTACGGCAGGCACGGTCGTCTGTGCTACCCGCTGATGCCAGCGCCAGGGGACCACCGCAAGGCCGAGCGTCGTGATGACGAGGATGCCGCCGAACGTGTGGAACACGCCGCCGAACTGCATCCGCGACGCGTAGCCGACGAACGCGGCACCGACGACAAAGCGGACGAGTAGCTCGAGCACATGCATGGGAAGGGTGCTCGCGAAGCGCCGCAGATAGCTGAATGCCCGGGCAGGACCGGCGACGGCAACTACGCCGAAGCCCAGCAAGTAGGCGGCAGAAAGCACCACGACTGCACCGGCGAGCAGCGTCACCGTCTCCACAGGTCGCTCCACGAGGAAGGTTGCTCAACCAGGCCGCCTGACGCTTTGCATGCGTGGCACGGGGCGACACCAGAGCAGGAGAACCGCTCCACCGTGCTCACCGCCGGAGCGTCCCGTGGCCTCCCACCGTGGGCTTCCCCGCCCTGGATCCGACCCCATGCCTCACCGTGAGCACGGTGGCAACCAGGCTCGCACCCGAGCCGAAGCCGCCGAAGAACAGCCCCACCACGTCGACCAGCCGCGCCGGGTGGCCGAGCAGCGAAAGGGCCGAGGCCAGGGAGGCCAGCAGGAACGCCGCCGTGGCCACGACGGAGAGGAGCAGGACCGCTCGTGGATGCATCAAGGTCTCCCTCGAGTAGCCGAGCACCCCTGGCGCCCGGGCAGGAAGCGGAGCCACCGAGGCCGGCCTCGCGGTCCCGAACCGCACTTCTACGACTCGGTTTTCACCCCAGGACGCGTGGAGCCAGCGCGCCTCTACCTCAATCTAGCATGATCACCGTGGCGCACCACCAGGCCGCCGTCGCGGACGGCGGCGGGATCAGCTGTCGAAGTAGACGGAGATCAGCGCGAGGGTGCCCGCCGCTCCCGCCACGGCCGCGCCTCCTCCAGCTGCGCCGCGAGCCGGAACAGCGTCGACTCTTCGCCGAAGGGCGCAACGAAGTGCGTGCCGACCGGGAGCCCCTCCGGCGTCCAGTGCAGCGGGACCGACATGGCCGGCTGGCCCGTGAGGTTCGCGAGCTGGGTGAACGGGGTGCGGCTCAGGCTCTCGGTGGCGAGGCGGTCCACCAGGCGCATGAAGGGCACGAGGCGGCCAAGGCGCAGCCCGCTGACGAGCCGCATCTGCAGCCGCTCCAGCCGGCGCGGCGCCAGCTCGCCGATGCGGACCGGCGGCTCCGCGACGGTGGGGGTGAGGAACAGGTCGTAGCGCTCGTGGAAGGCCGCCATCGCCCGGGCGAACTCGTTCCAGCGCTGCCGGGACCGGACGTAGTCCCCGGCGGGGAGGTTCCGCCCGACGGCCGCGAGCGCGCGGGTGGACAGCTCCGCGCGGCGGCCGGCCCCCGGCGACTCGGCCTCGATACGGTCCAGCGTCGCCGCCACCTGCCCGAAGTACAGCACGAAGTAGCAGCGCGCCACGGCGTGCCCGTCGACGTCGGGCTCCGCCTCCTCCACGATGTGGCCCAGCTCCTCCAGCAGCGCGGCCGTGCGGCGCACCGCCTCCGCGCACTCCGGGTGCACCGGCGTCCCCAGCGGAGAGCGCGCGGAGAAGCCCACGCGCAGCCGCCCCGGCGCGCGCCCCACCTCCTCCTTGTACGGCCGCTCCGGCGGGACGATGGTGTACGGCGCCCCCGGGTCCGGGCCGGCGATGGCGTCGAGCAGGACCGCGCTGTCGCGCACGGTGCGGGTGAGCGAGTGGTCCAGGGAGGCCCCCTCCCATACCTCGCCGTGATGCGGTCCCGCCGGCACCCGCCCGCGGGTGGGCTTCAGCCCGAAGAGCCCGCAGTGCGACGCCGGGATGCGGATGGAGCCGCCCCCGTCGTTCGCCCCGGCGGCCGGCACCACCCCGG
Above is a window of Longimicrobiaceae bacterium DNA encoding:
- a CDS encoding amidase family protein, producing the protein GVVPAAGANDGGGSIRIPASHCGLFGLKPTRGRVPAGPHHGEVWEGASLDHSLTRTVRDSAVLLDAIAGPDPGAPYTIVPPERPYKEEVGRAPGRLRVGFSARSPLGTPVHPECAEAVRRTAALLEELGHIVEEAEPDVDGHAVARCYFVLYFGQVAATLDRIEAESPGAGRRAELSTRALAAVGRNLPAGDYVRSRQRWNEFARAMAAFHERYDLFLTPTVAEPPVRIGELAPRRLERLQMRLVSGLRLGRLVPFMRLVDRLATESLSRTPFTQLANLTGQPAMSVPLHWTPEGLPVGTHFVAPFGEESTLFRLAAQLEEARPWRERRAPSR